A genomic region of Scylla paramamosain isolate STU-SP2022 unplaced genomic scaffold, ASM3559412v1 Contig46, whole genome shotgun sequence contains the following coding sequences:
- the LOC135098128 gene encoding uncharacterized protein LOC135098128, which translates to MGHSVGNTQSFIDDTLMCSKSVEDCVACLKDTVEILQNVGFCINVDKSVLVPTKRIEYLGNIIDSEAMTVTLPALRVKKIVESCSSLASRNKAKIREVARVVGMLVAAIPAVELGKLHYRILEKAKIVALKVGKGNFDKFMTISKEMKMELSWWISEVGTQVRKIIRTAPSVEVFTDASDLGWGGCVLKHSTNGKWTTEESCLHINARELKAILFTLQSFAYLLKGCHVKVMCDNTTAIAYVNEMGGTKSLVCNSICIDIWNWCISNDIWITCAHIPGKKNVLADEASRNFNDRHEWKLNPKIFKELCVVFGTPSIDLFASRLNKQIDCFCSWRPDPEAKHVDAFTLNWASFDLIYLFPPFSLITRCLQKMREERAKGWMVVPMWNSQPWMGPLLQMLIKAPRLITQKTIVLRHPSSAEEHPIMTHTQLMACLLSGNNLEGEVYRQKVQRLSWHRGDQVC; encoded by the exons ATGGGGCACTCTGTAGGAAATACCCAGTCCTTTATAGATGATACTCTTATGTGTAGCAAGTCAGTTGAGGATTGTGTTGCTTGTTTAAAGGATACTGTGGAAATTTTGCAAAATGTGGGGTTTTGTATTAATGTGGACAAGTCAGTTTTGGTGCCTACAAAACGCATAGAATATCTTGGCAACATCATCGATTCTGAAGCCATGACTGTCACACTCCCTGCTCTTAGAGTGAAGAAGATTGTGGAAAGTTGTTCATCCTTGGCCAGTAGAAATAAGGCAAAGATCAGAGAGGTAGCTCGGGTAGTTGGCATGTTGGTAGCTGCCATTCCGGCCGTTGAATTAGGTAAGCTCCATTACAGAATTTTAGAAAAGGCCAAAATTGTTGCATTAAAGGTAGGAAAGGGCAACTTTGACAAATTTATGACTATctcaaaggaaatgaaaatggagCTGAGTTGGTGGATCTCTGAAGTAGGTACGCAAGTTCGGAAAATTATTCGGACTGCTCCTTCTGTTGAAGTTTTTACTGATGCCTCAGATTTAGGTTGGGGTGGTTGTGTATTAAAGCATTCCACCAATGGTAAATGGACAACAGAAGAAAGTTGCCTACACATTAATGCAAGGGAACTCAAGGCCATCTTGTTTACCCTTCAATCTTTTGCTTACTTGCTTAAAGGCTGCCATGTTAAAGTTATGTGTGATAATACCACAGCCATTGCTTATGTTAATGAGATGGGTGGAACTAAATCACTAGTGTGTAACTCTATCTGCATTGATATCTGGAATTGGTGTATTTCCAATGACATCTGGATTACTTGTGCACACATACCAGGAAAGAAGAATGTGTTGGCGGATGAAGCCTCTCGTAATTTTAATGACAGACATGAATGGAAACTTAATCCAAAGATTTTTAAAGAGTTGTGTGTAGTTTTTGGAACTCCCTCCATTGACTTATTTGCTTCTCGCTTAAACAAGCAAATAGATTGTTTTTGCTCGTGGAGACCTGATCCTGAAGCAAAGCATGTGGATGCGTTCACATTAAATTGGGCCAGTTTCGATCTGATTTACCTTTTCccaccattttctctcattactaGGTGTCTacagaaaatgagggaggagagagccaAGGGGTGGATGGTTGTTCCAATGTGGAATTCCCAACCTTGGATGGGCCCTCTTCTGCAAATGTTGATCAAGGCCCCCAGGCTCATCACTCAGAAAACAATTGTACTACGACATCCCTCATCAGCGGAAGAACACCCGATTATGACCCACACCCAATTGATGGCATGTCTTTTGTCAGGCAACAACTTAGAGGGAGAGGTGTATCGTCAGAAGGTACAGAGATTATCATGGCATCGTGGAGACCAG GTATGCTGA